A portion of the Sphingorhabdus pulchriflava genome contains these proteins:
- a CDS encoding parallel beta-helix domain-containing protein, with protein MRMRDKGVYAIIAVSLAFASTTAFAKTISVAAGDDAQARLQEALIGAVPGDVVELGSGRFRLTDGLSLDVAKVTVKGQGSGQTILDFTGQLGAGEGLLVTSDDVVLRDFAVENTKGDGIKSKGADRIVYYQLRVEWTGGPKETNGAYGIYPVESQDVLVDSVLVRGASDAGIYVGQSRNIVVRNSVALENVAGIEIENSYDADVHDNLTTRNTGGILVFDLPNLLQMGGKNVRIFENVVVDNSTPNFAPKGNIVANVPTGTGVMVMANRNVHVFDNMLGQNGTANIMVVGYRYPQNDPKYDPIARGVAIWGNQHDKAGWDPKFPGSQQIAQALGGSLPPIFWDGAGGDAARPVIADPVPALSLGLTDLIATPESAQPTMLQTTANLPPELPRIRLPESMEAVVR; from the coding sequence ATGAGGATGAGGGACAAAGGCGTTTACGCCATCATCGCTGTTAGCCTTGCATTTGCAAGCACGACAGCTTTCGCCAAAACCATTTCGGTCGCTGCTGGGGACGATGCGCAGGCGCGTTTGCAAGAGGCGCTAATTGGCGCAGTGCCGGGCGACGTGGTCGAACTGGGCAGCGGACGGTTCAGGCTAACAGATGGACTGTCGCTTGATGTCGCCAAGGTCACGGTGAAGGGGCAGGGAAGCGGCCAGACAATTTTGGACTTCACTGGCCAATTAGGTGCTGGCGAAGGCTTGCTGGTGACCTCTGACGATGTTGTCCTGCGTGATTTTGCGGTGGAAAACACCAAGGGTGACGGCATTAAATCCAAGGGTGCTGACCGCATCGTTTACTATCAGCTCCGCGTCGAATGGACCGGCGGGCCAAAAGAAACCAACGGAGCCTATGGCATCTATCCGGTTGAAAGCCAGGATGTGCTCGTGGATAGCGTGTTGGTGCGCGGTGCTTCGGATGCGGGCATCTATGTCGGCCAGTCACGTAACATAGTGGTGCGCAACTCGGTTGCGCTGGAAAATGTCGCGGGCATCGAGATTGAGAATAGCTACGACGCCGATGTTCATGACAATCTGACAACCCGCAACACGGGCGGCATATTGGTGTTCGATCTGCCCAACCTGCTGCAGATGGGCGGCAAGAATGTGCGCATTTTCGAAAATGTCGTCGTCGACAACTCGACACCCAATTTTGCACCAAAGGGCAATATCGTCGCCAATGTGCCGACCGGTACCGGTGTGATGGTGATGGCAAACCGGAATGTGCATGTGTTTGACAATATGCTTGGCCAGAATGGCACGGCCAACATCATGGTGGTCGGCTATCGTTATCCGCAGAACGATCCGAAATATGATCCAATTGCCAGAGGCGTCGCCATATGGGGTAACCAGCATGACAAGGCAGGTTGGGACCCGAAATTCCCCGGCAGCCAGCAGATCGCACAGGCACTAGGCGGAAGCCTGCCGCCTATCTTCTGGGATGGTGCGGGCGGTGATGCCGCTAGGCCGGTAATCGCCGATCCCGTTCCAGCATTGTCATTGGGTCTGACCGATTTAATTGCAACGCCCGAAAGTGCTCAACCGACTATGCTCCAGACGACCGCCAATCTCCCCCCGGAATTGCCGCGCATCCGCCTGCCCGAGAGCATGGAGGCTGTGGTTCGCTAA
- a CDS encoding aspartate/glutamate racemase family protein, protein MRKIGLIGGMSWYSTEFYYRRINKQVQRRANMMCSAPMILDNLNFCDLAKATTDQDWDRVAEVLVASAKRLEAGGATAILIGANSMHKVHDRVSDAVKVPVLHIADAVGQKMKTDGVESAALIGTRNVMAENWYRQRLVKHGVTLLPWEANDVEELDRIIYDELMAGQVVRNSERALKTMITEIDKDGADAVVLGCTELGMIVDTKANVLPIYDSAEIHADAGVDWIFGDAP, encoded by the coding sequence ATGCGCAAAATCGGCCTGATCGGCGGGATGAGCTGGTATTCGACCGAATTTTATTATCGCCGGATCAACAAGCAGGTGCAGCGCCGTGCAAACATGATGTGCAGCGCGCCAATGATACTCGACAATCTCAATTTTTGCGATCTGGCGAAAGCGACCACTGATCAGGATTGGGATCGGGTGGCAGAGGTGCTGGTCGCGTCAGCCAAACGACTTGAAGCGGGCGGTGCAACCGCGATCCTGATCGGCGCCAACAGCATGCACAAGGTGCATGATCGGGTGTCGGATGCGGTGAAAGTTCCCGTGCTGCACATCGCCGATGCCGTTGGCCAGAAGATGAAGACCGATGGCGTCGAATCTGCCGCTCTCATCGGCACGCGCAATGTCATGGCCGAAAACTGGTATCGCCAGCGGCTCGTCAAGCACGGCGTGACTCTGCTCCCATGGGAGGCGAATGATGTCGAGGAACTCGATCGCATCATCTATGACGAGCTGATGGCGGGACAGGTTGTCCGCAATTCGGAACGCGCGCTGAAGACGATGATCACCGAAATCGACAAGGACGGTGCCGACGCCGTGGTGTTGGGTTGCACAGAGCTTGGTATGATTGTTGATACAAAGGCCAATGTGCTGCCGATTTATGACAGCGCCGAAATCCATGCCGATGCCGGCGTCGACTGGATTTTTGGCGACGCGCCCTGA
- a CDS encoding NAD(P)(+) transhydrogenase (Re/Si-specific) subunit beta produces MEHAAVPAWALLAYLVSGVFFILALRGLSSPVSSRRGNRFGMAGMLIAVVTTLVTHVPMIQGDNFNSYHGPDFGAIAWVLGAIGLGAVIGLTTARKIAMTDMPQLVAAFHSLVGLAAVLVAAAAFLNPASFGILATPEEFMDPTEFAKLGLINPVSRIEMGLGVAIGAITFSGSVIAFLKLAGKMSGAPILLPMRHVINLGTLAAILGLTAYFVVDQSPWIFWTITALSFIIGFLLIIPIGGADMPVVVSMLNSYSGWAAAAMGFTLHNSAMIITGALVGSSGAILSYIMCKAMNRSFISVIAGGFGADSGAAAGGAAKVDRPWKRGSAEDAAYMMSQAESVIIVPGYGMAVAQAQHALREMADLLKKEGVSVKYAIHPVAGRMPGHMNVLLAEANVPYDEVFELEDINSEFAQTDVAFIIGANDVVNPAAKTDKSSPIYGMPVFDVDKAKTVFFIKRSMGGVGYAGVDNDVFYMDQTMMLLADAKKMVDDIVKALQH; encoded by the coding sequence ATGGAACATGCAGCCGTTCCCGCATGGGCTTTGCTTGCCTATCTTGTTTCCGGGGTATTTTTCATTCTCGCATTGCGCGGGTTAAGCTCACCTGTTTCGTCGCGGCGCGGTAACCGTTTTGGCATGGCGGGGATGCTGATCGCCGTTGTTACGACATTGGTCACGCACGTTCCCATGATCCAAGGCGACAATTTTAACAGCTATCACGGCCCGGACTTTGGCGCAATTGCTTGGGTTTTAGGCGCGATCGGTTTGGGAGCGGTGATCGGTTTAACGACCGCGCGCAAGATTGCGATGACGGACATGCCGCAATTGGTGGCGGCCTTCCACTCGCTGGTCGGTTTGGCCGCGGTACTTGTGGCTGCAGCTGCGTTCCTCAACCCCGCTTCATTTGGCATTCTTGCGACACCTGAAGAGTTTATGGATCCAACCGAGTTTGCAAAGCTTGGCTTGATCAATCCTGTCAGCCGGATAGAAATGGGTCTTGGTGTAGCCATCGGCGCCATCACCTTCTCCGGCTCGGTCATCGCGTTTCTGAAGCTTGCGGGCAAAATGTCCGGCGCACCCATTTTGCTGCCGATGCGGCACGTGATCAACTTAGGAACGCTGGCAGCAATTTTGGGACTGACGGCCTATTTCGTAGTCGACCAATCGCCATGGATTTTCTGGACTATTACCGCGCTCTCCTTCATCATTGGCTTCCTGCTCATCATCCCCATTGGCGGCGCAGATATGCCGGTCGTGGTCTCAATGCTCAACAGCTATTCGGGTTGGGCGGCTGCGGCGATGGGCTTTACGCTGCACAATAGCGCGATGATTATCACGGGTGCGCTGGTCGGTTCGTCGGGCGCTATCCTCAGCTACATCATGTGCAAGGCGATGAACCGAAGCTTCATCTCGGTGATTGCCGGTGGCTTCGGTGCGGATTCGGGCGCGGCTGCAGGCGGCGCAGCGAAAGTTGACCGCCCTTGGAAGCGAGGCTCTGCTGAGGACGCCGCCTATATGATGAGCCAGGCCGAAAGTGTCATCATCGTCCCCGGATACGGTATGGCGGTGGCGCAGGCACAGCATGCGCTGCGCGAGATGGCGGATCTGCTCAAGAAAGAGGGCGTCAGCGTCAAATATGCGATCCACCCGGTCGCAGGGCGTATGCCGGGGCACATGAACGTGCTCCTCGCCGAGGCCAATGTGCCTTATGATGAGGTGTTCGAACTGGAAGACATCAACAGCGAGTTTGCGCAGACCGATGTGGCCTTCATCATTGGCGCGAACGACGTGGTCAATCCGGCGGCCAAGACCGACAAATCCTCCCCCATCTATGGCATGCCGGTGTTCGATGTCGATAAGGCCAAGACCGTATTTTTCATCAAGCGCAGCATGGGCGGCGTGGGCTATGCGGGTGTCGATAACGATGTCTTCTACATGGATCAGACGATGATGTTGCTCGCCGATGCGAAGAAAATGGTCGACGATATTGTGAAGGCCTTGCAGCATTAG
- a CDS encoding proton-translocating transhydrogenase family protein: MDFISILSIFVMACFVGYYVVWSVTPALHTPLMAVTNAISSVIIVGALIAAAASGAPGAKWLGLLGVVLASINIFGGFAVTERMLAMYKKKDK; encoded by the coding sequence ATGGACTTCATAAGTATCCTATCCATCTTCGTGATGGCCTGCTTCGTTGGCTATTATGTGGTCTGGTCGGTCACACCTGCGCTGCACACGCCGCTGATGGCGGTGACCAACGCGATTTCCTCAGTGATCATTGTTGGTGCTTTGATCGCAGCCGCGGCCTCGGGTGCGCCGGGGGCGAAGTGGCTCGGACTGCTCGGCGTAGTTCTAGCCAGCATCAATATTTTTGGCGGTTTTGCGGTGACCGAGCGGATGCTCGCTATGTACAAGAAAAAGGACAAGTAA
- a CDS encoding NAD(P) transhydrogenase subunit alpha: MAKIAVLKETAPGETRVAASPETVKKFIGLGASVAIEKGAGENASVADADYEAVGATIGTAAVVTKDADILLGVQGPDPKALKGAAKGAWLVAGLDPFGQRKRVDAYAAAGVEALAMEFMPRITRAQSMDILSSQSNLSGYKAVIDSAAAYGRAFPMMMTAAGTITAAKAFIMGVGVAGLQAIATARRLGAVVSATDVRSATKEQIESLGAKPIFVENVAGIEGEGAGGYASEMSPEYQKAQADLVSGHIAKQDIVITTALIPGRAAPRLITDAQIASMKPGSVIFDLAVAQGGNVEGSKPDEVVIKHGVKIIGYSNTPAHLAADASALFARNLFNFLSAFWDKEADRPVLPDDDEITAAIRLTKDGKVVSERLL, encoded by the coding sequence GTGGCGAAAATCGCTGTTCTCAAAGAGACCGCACCCGGGGAAACACGGGTTGCGGCCTCTCCTGAAACCGTCAAGAAATTCATTGGCCTCGGGGCGAGTGTCGCGATTGAAAAAGGTGCGGGTGAAAACGCATCTGTTGCCGACGCAGACTATGAAGCCGTCGGCGCAACCATCGGAACTGCAGCCGTAGTCACCAAAGACGCGGATATCCTGTTGGGTGTTCAGGGCCCCGATCCCAAGGCGCTGAAAGGTGCTGCCAAGGGTGCTTGGCTCGTCGCCGGGCTCGATCCGTTCGGTCAGCGCAAACGCGTTGATGCCTATGCAGCAGCCGGTGTCGAAGCTCTTGCCATGGAATTCATGCCGCGCATCACCCGTGCGCAATCGATGGATATACTCTCCTCGCAGTCCAACCTTTCGGGATACAAAGCCGTTATCGATAGCGCCGCAGCCTATGGTCGCGCCTTTCCGATGATGATGACGGCTGCAGGCACAATTACCGCCGCCAAGGCATTCATCATGGGCGTGGGTGTCGCTGGCCTTCAGGCGATAGCGACGGCCCGCCGTCTGGGCGCAGTTGTTTCCGCCACAGACGTCCGTTCGGCGACCAAGGAACAGATTGAAAGCCTCGGAGCAAAGCCAATTTTCGTTGAAAATGTAGCTGGCATCGAAGGTGAAGGTGCGGGCGGTTACGCATCCGAAATGTCGCCCGAATATCAAAAGGCGCAGGCCGATCTGGTGTCGGGCCATATCGCCAAGCAGGACATCGTCATCACCACAGCGCTGATCCCGGGAAGGGCAGCGCCGCGCCTAATCACCGACGCGCAGATCGCGTCGATGAAACCCGGCAGTGTGATTTTCGATCTGGCAGTCGCGCAGGGCGGAAATGTTGAAGGTTCAAAGCCCGACGAAGTTGTCATCAAGCATGGCGTGAAGATCATAGGCTATTCGAACACCCCCGCGCATTTGGCCGCTGATGCATCAGCTCTGTTCGCGCGCAACCTGTTCAACTTCCTCTCCGCCTTTTGGGACAAGGAAGCAGACAGGCCGGTATTGCCGGATGACGATGAGATCACCGCCGCGATCCGTCTGACAAAAGACGGTAAGGTTGTGAGCGAGAGATTGCTGTGA
- a CDS encoding aa3-type cytochrome c oxidase subunit IV — protein sequence MAGNQDIRAASETYTGFLSLLKWGTIAAVIVTAIVVLVIA from the coding sequence TTGGCTGGAAATCAGGATATCCGTGCAGCAAGCGAAACCTATACGGGCTTTCTGTCGCTGCTGAAATGGGGAACCATCGCTGCTGTAATCGTCACTGCTATAGTCGTTCTGGTTATCGCATAA
- a CDS encoding sigma-54-dependent transcriptional regulator, with translation MAEKETRLLMLVDDEPAQCRLVSAIAGRAGWRTIFARDAETAIAMLGTQEGMMLDAIIIDQWVPGSDSAGLIAELKSRRPALPVLLLTAIGSTDSAIDAMRAGASDYIIKPVAAERLIAALSLAATHARNFGELIPLTEKISQPLGFDEIIGTAPAFRTALAIAAKAARSRAPIFIEGEGGVGKEVVADAIHAASPRARMPYLKVNCAAIAPNLLDSVLFGHEKDAFTGAFDRRVGIFQQAENGTVFLDEIDQLPLETQVRLVRLLTEGEIQPLGSPHSYRIDVRVITACNQNLTAKLADGSFREDLFYRINVVQLHIPALRERISDIPALARHFLGRMASQPGLRSLGITEEALSLLKDYHWPGNVRQLQSALFRAAVLCERDALTPDEFPQIAAAVGKRTVSTVAMNDGIGVTLYEKDGNLRPLEEIEADVIRLAIGHYRGRMTEVARRLGIGRSTLYRKLADLGIESSAA, from the coding sequence ATGGCTGAAAAAGAAACGCGACTATTGATGCTTGTAGACGACGAGCCTGCCCAGTGCAGGCTGGTGTCGGCTATCGCCGGTCGCGCAGGCTGGCGGACGATTTTTGCCCGCGACGCCGAAACCGCGATCGCCATGCTGGGAACGCAAGAAGGGATGATGCTCGACGCGATCATCATCGACCAATGGGTGCCGGGTTCGGATTCGGCTGGCCTGATCGCAGAATTGAAATCGCGCCGCCCTGCTTTGCCGGTTCTGCTGCTTACCGCTATTGGTTCGACCGACAGCGCGATTGATGCCATGCGCGCTGGTGCTTCCGATTATATCATCAAGCCGGTGGCCGCCGAACGTCTCATCGCAGCGCTCAGCCTCGCGGCGACCCATGCGCGCAATTTCGGCGAACTAATCCCGCTGACCGAAAAGATTTCACAGCCGCTCGGCTTTGACGAAATTATCGGCACAGCTCCCGCATTCCGCACAGCTTTGGCGATTGCGGCAAAGGCCGCCCGTAGCCGCGCGCCCATCTTTATCGAAGGCGAAGGCGGCGTCGGTAAGGAAGTTGTTGCCGACGCAATACATGCTGCCAGCCCGCGCGCGCGCATGCCCTATTTGAAGGTTAACTGTGCAGCGATTGCACCCAATCTTTTGGATTCGGTTCTGTTCGGCCACGAAAAAGATGCTTTTACCGGCGCTTTCGACCGCCGCGTTGGTATATTCCAGCAAGCCGAAAATGGTACAGTTTTCCTCGACGAAATCGACCAATTGCCGCTGGAAACGCAGGTCCGCCTCGTCCGTTTGCTGACCGAGGGCGAGATCCAACCGCTGGGCTCGCCGCATAGCTATCGTATCGACGTGCGCGTCATCACCGCCTGCAACCAGAACCTTACCGCTAAACTCGCCGACGGCAGCTTCCGCGAAGACCTGTTCTACCGCATCAACGTCGTGCAGTTGCACATCCCTGCCCTGCGCGAACGGATCAGCGACATTCCGGCACTTGCCCGACATTTTCTGGGTCGAATGGCAAGCCAACCCGGATTGCGTAGTTTAGGTATCACCGAAGAAGCGCTGTCACTTCTGAAGGACTATCATTGGCCGGGCAATGTCCGCCAGTTGCAAAGCGCGCTCTTCCGCGCCGCAGTGTTATGCGAGCGTGACGCCCTGACACCAGACGAATTTCCACAGATTGCGGCCGCTGTCGGCAAGCGCACTGTGAGCACAGTTGCAATGAATGACGGCATCGGCGTGACCCTTTACGAGAAGGATGGCAATTTGCGTCCGCTGGAAGAAATCGAGGCTGATGTGATCCGCCTCGCCATCGGTCATTATCGTGGTCGCATGACCGAAGTTGCGCGGCGCCTCGGCATTGGCCGCTCGACTCTGTACCGCAAACTGGCCGATCTAGGTATCGAAAGCAGCGCCGCTTAA
- a CDS encoding DUF2177 family protein yields the protein MIAKYIVAYIATGVSFALIDSVWLRTMYERLYKPEIGDLMYEGGFRLGPAVAFYLLYILGMMIFAVGPALHSGKWQTALVWGALLGFFCYMTYDLTNYATLKVWSTKVTVLDIIWGTVLTGSASFCGWWATTLIFGKN from the coding sequence ATGATCGCAAAATATATTGTCGCCTATATCGCAACAGGTGTTTCGTTCGCGCTGATCGACAGCGTCTGGCTCCGGACGATGTATGAGCGGCTCTACAAACCCGAAATTGGCGATCTGATGTATGAAGGCGGGTTCCGGCTTGGTCCGGCGGTTGCTTTTTATCTGCTCTACATATTGGGCATGATGATCTTTGCGGTAGGGCCGGCGTTGCACAGCGGCAAGTGGCAGACTGCCTTGGTTTGGGGCGCGCTGCTCGGCTTCTTCTGCTATATGACCTATGATTTGACCAATTATGCGACGCTGAAGGTCTGGAGCACCAAGGTGACAGTGTTGGATATTATTTGGGGAACGGTGCTGACCGGCTCCGCATCATTTTGCGGATGGTGGGCCACCACGCTGATCTTCGGGAAGAATTAA
- the folP gene encoding dihydropteroate synthase produces the protein MRQIYLRPCAFIETPIGFDGHAARLAGTMVYFSAVEVIETEGGQRASKALVSLAALDSHLGGVPTDLAEKARSQLSNITSPRPALKMGARNILLDQPRVMGILNCTPDSFSDGGKHGDDPDALAETGGAMAAAGAAIIDVGGESTRPGAPLVWEGDEIKRVQPAIERLANAGHAVSIDTRKAAVMEAALQAGATMINDISALLFDDRSLEVAKASNCPIVLMHAPSQSSDPHKSDGYHDVLFDVYDWLQERVATLIDAGIPRDRLLIDPGIGFGKSLADNLTLVNNLSLFHGIGCPLLFGASRKRMIGALSNEAPADARLGGSIFLAMKAVEQGAHIVRVHDVPETVQAIHVWRGLRDAALTAG, from the coding sequence GTGAGGCAGATCTACCTACGCCCCTGCGCATTCATTGAAACGCCCATCGGGTTTGACGGGCACGCCGCGCGGCTTGCCGGGACGATGGTCTATTTCTCGGCAGTTGAAGTCATCGAAACCGAGGGTGGTCAGCGGGCGTCGAAAGCGCTGGTATCTCTTGCCGCATTGGACTCTCACCTGGGCGGTGTGCCAACGGATCTGGCTGAAAAGGCCCGGTCGCAACTTTCCAATATAACTTCGCCACGACCTGCGCTCAAAATGGGTGCACGCAACATCCTTCTCGATCAACCACGGGTCATGGGTATTTTGAACTGCACGCCGGACAGCTTTTCCGACGGTGGCAAACATGGCGATGATCCAGATGCGCTTGCCGAGACCGGTGGTGCAATGGCGGCTGCCGGTGCAGCGATCATCGACGTCGGTGGGGAGTCCACCCGTCCCGGAGCGCCGCTCGTTTGGGAAGGTGACGAGATAAAGCGGGTGCAACCTGCTATCGAGCGTTTGGCCAATGCAGGGCATGCCGTGTCTATCGACACCCGCAAGGCCGCTGTCATGGAGGCCGCGTTGCAGGCTGGTGCCACGATGATCAACGACATCTCGGCACTGCTGTTTGACGATCGCTCGCTCGAAGTCGCCAAGGCAAGCAATTGCCCGATTGTACTGATGCACGCGCCGAGCCAGTCGAGCGATCCGCACAAGAGTGACGGCTATCATGACGTGCTGTTCGATGTTTATGACTGGTTACAAGAACGCGTTGCGACGTTGATCGATGCCGGAATTCCGCGTGATCGCCTTTTGATCGATCCAGGTATCGGATTTGGTAAGTCGCTTGCGGACAATCTGACGCTGGTAAACAATCTGTCGCTGTTCCACGGGATCGGCTGCCCGCTACTGTTCGGTGCCAGTCGCAAACGCATGATCGGAGCCCTGTCAAACGAAGCGCCTGCCGATGCTCGACTGGGTGGTTCGATTTTCCTTGCAATGAAGGCCGTCGAACAGGGCGCGCATATCGTTCGTGTGCATGATGTGCCCGAAACGGTGCAGGCAATCCACGTCTGGCGCGGGCTGCGCGATGCCGCTTTGACGGCAGGCTGA
- a CDS encoding site-specific DNA-methyltransferase codes for MGVMEKIAVKPKTATKVAKVDKKTLPLDSILKMDCIEAMRSLPDACVDMVFADPPYNLQLGGDLQRPDGSQVDAVDDDWDKFDNFAAYDKFTQEWLAEARRILKPDGTLWVIGSYHNIFRVGATLQDQGFWILNDIIWRKSNPMPNFKGTRFTNAHETLIWAAKSDKARYTFHYRSMKTLNDELQMRSDWVIPICGGKERLKLNGTKAHPTQKPEALLYRILLACTNPGDVVLDPFFGTGTTGAVAKRLQRHWIGCERDSTYCKVAEERIEMALPLDESSLETMQSPKSQPRVAFGQLVENGYLRAGAQLTDKKRRFGAIVRADGSLVWNNKYGSIHKIGALVQNAPSCNGWMFWYYQTREGELKVIDELRQNYLLANEP; via the coding sequence ATGGGTGTTATGGAAAAAATTGCGGTCAAACCGAAAACCGCAACCAAGGTCGCAAAAGTCGACAAGAAAACTCTGCCGCTCGACAGCATTCTGAAAATGGACTGCATTGAAGCGATGCGGTCGCTTCCGGATGCCTGCGTCGACATGGTTTTTGCCGATCCGCCTTATAATCTCCAGCTTGGCGGCGATCTTCAGCGCCCCGATGGCAGCCAGGTCGATGCGGTTGACGATGATTGGGACAAGTTCGACAATTTCGCGGCCTATGACAAATTCACGCAAGAGTGGCTGGCTGAGGCGCGGCGTATCCTGAAGCCCGATGGCACCTTGTGGGTTATTGGCAGCTATCACAATATCTTCCGGGTAGGTGCGACGTTGCAGGACCAGGGTTTCTGGATCCTCAACGACATCATCTGGCGCAAGTCGAACCCGATGCCGAATTTCAAAGGTACGCGCTTCACCAATGCGCATGAAACACTGATCTGGGCAGCAAAAAGCGACAAGGCGCGCTACACCTTCCATTATCGCTCCATGAAAACCCTGAACGATGAGTTGCAGATGCGTTCGGACTGGGTGATCCCGATTTGCGGTGGCAAGGAGCGGCTGAAGCTCAACGGCACCAAGGCGCATCCGACGCAAAAGCCGGAAGCATTGCTCTATCGCATCCTTCTTGCCTGCACCAATCCAGGCGATGTCGTGCTTGATCCGTTTTTCGGCACTGGCACCACGGGTGCGGTGGCGAAGAGGCTTCAACGCCATTGGATCGGCTGCGAGCGTGACAGCACATATTGCAAGGTCGCCGAAGAGCGGATCGAAATGGCGCTGCCGCTCGATGAAAGCTCACTTGAAACGATGCAATCGCCCAAGTCGCAACCGCGGGTTGCCTTTGGCCAGTTGGTCGAAAATGGCTATTTGCGGGCAGGTGCACAATTGACCGACAAGAAGCGTCGCTTTGGTGCGATTGTCCGGGCCGACGGCTCGCTCGTGTGGAACAACAAATATGGCTCGATCCACAAAATCGGTGCGCTGGTGCAAAATGCGCCTAGCTGCAATGGCTGGATGTTCTGGTATTACCAGACCCGCGAGGGCGAATTGAAAGTAATAGACGAGTTGCGGCAGAATTATCTGCTCGCCAATGAACCGTGA
- a CDS encoding ribonuclease HII, with amino-acid sequence MIVGVDEAGRGPLAGPVVAAAVVLCDGGIDGLDDSKKLSAKKREILEMQIKASCRWAIGVADVGEIDSINILQATMLAMTRAVDALAIEPVQVLVDGNRLPKWRYTAQAVIGGDATHPCISAASIIAKEHRDRLMRSYDAMHPGYGWASNKGYGSAGHLEALRRLGPTPLHRRSFAPVAQLELL; translated from the coding sequence ATGATCGTAGGTGTAGATGAGGCGGGCAGGGGGCCATTGGCCGGCCCGGTAGTCGCGGCGGCCGTGGTGCTTTGTGACGGCGGCATAGACGGTCTCGATGACAGCAAGAAGCTGAGTGCCAAAAAGCGCGAGATATTGGAGATGCAGATCAAGGCGTCTTGTCGCTGGGCAATCGGCGTTGCCGATGTCGGGGAGATCGACAGTATCAACATATTGCAGGCGACGATGCTCGCGATGACGCGCGCGGTCGATGCGTTAGCGATTGAGCCGGTCCAAGTGCTGGTAGACGGTAACCGCCTGCCTAAATGGCGTTACACGGCACAGGCGGTAATTGGCGGCGATGCCACCCACCCCTGCATCTCTGCTGCCAGTATCATCGCCAAGGAGCATCGCGACCGTTTGATGCGCAGTTATGACGCGATGCACCCCGGCTATGGCTGGGCTTCCAACAAGGGCTATGGCTCTGCCGGGCATCTCGAAGCGTTGCGTCGCTTGGGGCCGACGCCTCTGCATCGCCGGAGTTTTGCCCCGGTGGCGCAGTTGGAATTGCTGTAA